The Podarcis muralis chromosome Z, rPodMur119.hap1.1, whole genome shotgun sequence DNA segment aaacttaagcacacacacacccccgcaagAAACCAACATTGCTAagtaaagtcaaatataaaatgcacatttaaaacaagagaataaaatattatcataagcatgacacggctgtttagcaggcacaaaaagatggggcaaaagaatccaatagttAGGGTTTGTTGTCAGGCCTAgcgatgtccctctggtctcaccagtagcctctttagtagagctggTGAGTCTAAGCCCTGCCCCCtaagccaggtggaaagggccttgtagGAAGCGGCCTTCACAACTCACAACCAGTCGACGCCATCAGTATGACTCACAGTTCAAGAGGAATTGAATTACGATTCCAATCATAAACAGGCAACGATGTTGTTAGGTGAAGTCAAATGCcctgttcttcttctttgcagaCTTCAGAAAGGCTTTCAGATTTTCAGTCTTGAGTTCGAGTGATACAGAGAGTCAGTTCCAGCATTGCAGTCTGCAGGCCACACACTTGGTTTAGGTCTCCTATTTTTGCAAGAGGACTTAGCTTCCTTTTGCTTGTAAGAGCTTTTCCTCAGTCAGCCACTTGGCTCTTAAAAAGTTAAGAAATGAGGTCCTTTCAGAGACAGGGGTGCACGCTGAGTAGAGTCCCGAGGAGATGACACCacaggtgtggggtggggagatgcagGAGGTACATTCCTTCGTTGTGTGCACTCAAATGCAAACACACAGAGGAAGAGAATAACCGCTCCCCACATCACGGTCgcgcgcagccccccccccccatcccatgcaGCTTCTGGCACTACACCCTGGATTTGCCCCCCGGCTAGACACCTGGAGGTAGCCACCTACCTCTGCCAGTTACCCAATCCCAGCTGGGGAGGTGTTGGCAGGAGAGAGTTGGCCAGGTAAGTGGAGGGATCGCCCAGCTCACACAATAGTGGGCAgaacttacctgggagttctcagttggcttcagagcttctcccaccctgccctccctcagttaagccttcttttgcaggttaacctcttctttgcaGGTGCGCGGGCGCAGCTACGTTACAGTTGCTGTTGAAGGGCCGTAaatgaattttcctgcattggcaggtttttccttccccgtagcaaaacgtcacaacttagGCAGTTTCAGGCCTCTGCCAGTTACCCAATCCCAGCTGGGGAGGTGTTGGCAGGAGAGAGTTGGCCAGGTAAGTGGAGGGATCGCCCAGCTCACACAATAGTGGGCAgaacttacctgggagttctcagttggcttcagagcttctcccaccctgccctccctcagttaagccttcttttgcaggttaacctcttctttgcaGGTGCGCGGGCACAGCTACGTTACAGTTGCTGTTGAAGGGCCGTAaatgaattttcctgcattggcaggtttttccttccccgtagcaaaacgtcacaacttaggcagtttcaggccttgggccgaatcctttagtctatcttccctaaatggggggggggggctgaagtggtgacccatgccccccccccagcagtggcGATCCCAGGgttgttaaaggggttgttttgaggggaggcattggccatacgccatTAGGTTGTCATTGGCAAAATGtggggcgggctctctgcttgaacagacgttctccagagccagcccaatccccacacattctggataaccctgatgttccccagatccccggccggggactgggagggagaaacgcccaatgcctaagccaaggtctccctacatctgaagttttaataaagttgtttccaaattttaatcccataacacgttgtcttgagtcattattccacgctgaaatatactcggagtcgagagtggatttcatgctctttattcagctcacagtggtgaggaggaatgaatgttcccctaaaatatctgctttatatacattatttacacaacaggtcgcatgtgattggctaattccaggattctcttgtaggccaatcaggttgtggattcacttccacctggagctagattgggtggctcctgcggaccaatcatactgctgcattgttctaggaccaatgagactgctgcattctgaatccttttgttctaggaccaatgagactgctgcattttggatcctattgttctgggcccaatcagactgctgcattttggatcctattcaactccgtacataacacccctcccctctaagttccagtcctgcccgggaggtcgcattcatagtcctcaaggtttGCCAGCTGCCTACATGTgtgttgcggcctggggtgttccctggtctagGGTTCGGGTTCTGGCttgtgttccaaggatgctggctgtgatggggcccTTTGGTCTGGCTCAACTGGCTTGCTCAGTCATGGCTCTGGTTCCAGTGTCCTTTCAGCCTCGCAGGTCATCTCtatatttactgattctgcctccccTGCTGGCCCCACCTGCTCTacgggcctcactgccccactgttcccttgggactcctctgacctgtcctcctcctggttttctcccaggAATCATCGCCGTATCTGGTTGCAGTGGTGGCACCAGGATTGCcccccccatccgttagcaccttGTACGACATGGGGCCAgggaccctggtgactgtggcgggtagcTATGccgggcctgccccaaaattctttgcgtacactgggtacTGGGCCACAAAGGTCCAGGGGTtcctgcctctcccctcccccactacctcatcctgagctctgttGGGGTGAAgacggtccaatctgattgcgaGGCTCCGGCCCATTAGTAGgttagaggatggatggtggctaacagattgaggttgaatcctgacaagacagaagtactgttttggggggacaggcaggtgtggaggactccctggtcctgaatggggtaactgtgcccctgaaggaccaggagcacagcctgggagtcattttggactcacagctgtccatggaggcacaggttacggtaactctgtgtccagggcagctgtttaccagctccatctggtatgtaggctgagaccctatctgcctgcggactgcctcgccagagtggtgcatgctctggttatctcccgcttggactactgcaatgcgctctacgtggggctacctttgaaggtgacccggaaactacaactaatccagaatgcggcagctagactggtgactgggagcggccgccgagaccatataacaccggtcttgaatgacctacattggctcccagtatgtctccgagcacaattcaaagtgttggtgctgacctttaaagccctaaacagccttggtccagtatatctgaaggatcgtctccacccccattattctacccggacactgaggtccagcaccaaggcccttctggcggttccctcactgtgagaagccaagttagagggaaccaggcagagggccttcttggtagtggcacactccctgtggaacgccctcccaccagatgtcaaagagaacaacaactaccagacttttagtagacatctgaaggcagccctgtttagggaagcttttaatgtttgatgtattacagtattttaatattttttgggaagccgcccagagtggctggggaggcccagccagatgggtggggtataaataataaattattattattattattattattattattattattattattattattatagttcagcggggctccagccagccgttgagctgggggtgctgtgctagaaggattgtggcaaggcggtactcccactccccttgcgtcatgcggcgaagggtgtccttggtggtccgctcCATGCgctctgcttggccattggtggcagggtggaatggcaccgagcggatgtggcggatggcgtctGTGCTGTGAAGGTCTGGAATTCTCCTGACATAAATGTGGTTccattgtctgagacgagagtgtcagggagcccgtgggttgcaaacagcctgcataATACCCGGATGGCTGCAGACCTGAAAGTGGACAGTACCAGtgtgacttccagccatttggtgtaggagtccaccactatgaagaatgttttcccctgaaaggggccagcgaagtccacgtGCAGgtgtgaccatggtgctcgggcggactaccaggactggactggggcccttgggggatctgggcgggattcttggcaggcctggcagtgtttgacccaggcctctatctctccgtcgatccccggccaccacacataactcctggcaagggccttcattcttactacccctgggtgtgtctcgtgtagggctgtgaggacccttttgcggaggggctggggaacaatgaccctgcttccccataacaggcaccccttgtgggccgacagttcatgtctgcgggttgtgtagccggcgaattctggcccggggctgctgctgggccaccccctccacacccagtccaggacccgggagatgaccctatctttcttggaatggtgtgcaacttcttgtgcctgaatggggcggtcgggaagcagctccaggctcataacctcttgtgcaggtgctgggtcggggcctgtttccggtagtggtagcctgctcaGGGTGTCCGcgtggcccatcgccttcccagggcggtgaatcagtgcatactggtagctggcaaggaaaactgaccacctgaggacgcgaggagacagcacttggggggtttgcttttcaggggcaaacaagccaagcaacggcttgtggtcactCACCACGgtaaagggccgcccgtacaagaaatcatggattttttttactcccttcacgattgccagaccctccttgtcgatttgcgagtagttccgctcagttgcgttgagtgtctgggaaaagtatgccaccggcacctctcttccatccgggagtgaTGTCCCAGGACAGTGCCGATGCtgtagggcgaggcgtcgcatgctagcaccaccatCAGTCTCTCATCAAAGTGTGCCAAGACTGAGTTTGAGACatccccattgtggggaccttacgtttctggaagtcccggagggtgaatggggccggcctgagtttgagACCCCCACTAgggcacagtttccttaaggtccttgctgagattatggatagagggggccccctctatctgtacctctacaaaAAAATTCTCTATGTTgaggtggggcaactggtatacctggcaaTCTGTGATCTCcatcgagttgccttggtgcgttgggccccaggacctggggctcttggatcaGTCATCTGATGCCCGGTGTCGGGTGGGCTGAGCctgacacacccgggcgatgtgccCCAATTTTCTGCTCTGCCTGCACTCTGCATTgtggaaacggcaggtcctcctctcgtgactctcccagcagcttgcgcagttccctgcttctcgtcgaggcagctgtggtctgTGCGCTGCTTGAGTGCGCCGCTgaactcggtgcacctcctccctgtcagatCCTGAGTCATCGGCAAGGTCTTTGTGGTGGACCCTTGGTTGGGACGGCAGGCTCGGCCATGCCTCTTGcatcgacctctcggcagcttccgttgccagggcctcctctaGAGCGACCTGGAATGTTAGGTCCTTCTTGGCACAGAGGcatcgttgcagcttctcatccttcaggccaccgacgaggcggtcacgaagcatgatCTCcaactctgagaagttgcagaaccgggcagcttggcggagagaggtcacaaacccagttacgGTTTCCCCAgaggcttgccgctttgcgtagaaggcatttcgacgagccaccactgagggctgcggcaagaagtgccccttcagccgttccattattgttttgtaaggaata contains these protein-coding regions:
- the LOC144326122 gene encoding uncharacterized protein LOC144326122, encoding MATDSSFLPFNPASGDWEACASRFTFLLEAKGVTNDAKKRVIFFSVCGEETFEIARALLAPEDVATIPYKTIMERLKGHFLPQPSVVARRNAFYAKRQASGETVTGFVTSLRQAARFCNFSELEIMLRDRLVGGLKDEKLQRCLCAKKDLTFQVALEEALATEAAERSMQEAWPSLPSQPRVHHKDLADDSGSDREEVHRVQRRTQAAHRPQLPRREAGNCASCWESHERRTCRFHNAECRQSRKLGHIARVCQAQPTRHRASDD